CCCCTGGGTTCAAGTAAGCACCTATAACTATTACTTTTCCTGATAAATTTAGTCCTTGAAACCTTTCAATGTGTGATCTAAATTTCTGATATCCATGACAGGGAAACCATGGCTGAATACCGAGCTGAACTGAAGAAACTGGCTGAGAGGGTCATGGAAGTAATGGATGAGAACTTAGGGTTACACAAAGGATACATCAAGAAGGTATTAAATGGTGGAGAAGAAGACGATTGCTTTTTTGGTACTAAAGTTAGCCACTATCCACCATGTCCTCATCCTGAGCTAGTGAACGGCCTTCGAGCTCACACAGATGCTGGGGGTGTCATCTTACTCTTCCAAGACGACGAGGTGGGAGGTCTTCAAATCCTCAAGGATGGGCAATGGATCGACGTGCAGCCACTGAAAAACACTATCATCATAAACACCGGCGATCAGATTGAGGTAATAAGCAATGGCAGGTACAAGAGTACCTGGCACAGGGTTCTGGTCAGCCATAGAGGCAACAGAAGGTCAATTGCTTCATTTTATAACCCATCTCTCAAAGCTACAATAGCTCCGGCGACAAAACTGGTAGAGAAAGCCAATCAGGAGAAGATGAATCATCAAGAATACCCCAAGTTTGTGTTTGGTGATTACATGTCTATTTATGCAGAGCAGAAGTTCCTCCCCAAGGAGCCGAGGTTCAATGCTGTGAGGGCCGTGTGATAATGCAATTTCATTTTTAGAAGATTACAAGTATTATTAATTCGTTTCCTTGATGTTTTCCTCAAAGCTTATGAAGGCTTCTTTCTCTAAACTATACAcagaagaagagaaaataaatctGGATATCAGTGTGTTTGTtttcgaatttttttttcttttctacttAATGATCAAGTTATTGATTATATGGGCTTGCCAAGGTTTGCTTTCTACAATTGTTTTACTTCTCAGAAATTATTAGTTCTTCCTTTTTATCTTACCATCTTGAGCTGAGAGTTAGGGAAGTGATGTATGTGAGAATACTAGTTTCCTGTCAGATGGAGATCACAAAATTTTAAGCAAGAGAAAGAGATTTACCTCTTTAAAGTTTATCAGATGCGTAATGGGACTAGCAAATTTCTATAATGAGtcaaatattattttctgtCTGTCCAACAAAAAACTCATTGTCAAATAATTCAAACTTTTAATTTGTCACTCCTTCAATTTTGTTATTATAGATCAATTAGATCAACGAGTTTCACAGAATGAAAAGTAAAACACTTTTCTTtgtcataaataaaattaagagtttgattttcataaatagattaaaatttCGCTAGAAGCACTTTATTAAATGGGTctaatatgaataaaatttaatttcagttCAATGGATCGAAGATATCTATGTTTATATACAaaaaaagaaagcaattggAGAGAAAGATGTAGGGTTGAAATCCCACATCTCAAATTCACTAGTATGAGAGAAAAGTTCCAAAGGGCCAACCAAGATAAGAAAAGCAAGACACAAGACATCAGTTGTACATATAAGAAAATCAACTTGGTCACTTGACTCACGTGTCCTACTGTGCCTTCACACCCCTCAATTTCTTGTATGAAGGACCTAGACATTCGCAcgacaataaattaaaatatcacgtggaaataaaaataaatatagtacCACATATACTAGGACAATAAACCAAGCATTGATCAGTCAAATTTAGATCTAAAATGAAGTTTGaagattatattttataacCAGCAATAATTGAGGGGACTTAGTATAGAGGGGGTAATTTTGATGAGTCTGTGAATAATACTCTTGTTACTTTTATCCCAGGAGGATGAACCTTCAACCTTTATTCAGTTCAGACTGTGTTTTATAAGATTGTCACCAAGATTATTTTATACAGATTGAAAAATATTCTGCCCTCTATCATTGGTTCGATCTCGTCTAACTATGTCCGAGGTTgtcatattattaataatattattattacctAGATAGTTATTCACTCTATGAAATCCAAACAGGGTAAGAAAGACTTCATGGCCATAAAAGCGGATTTAAAAAAGGCCAATCATAGGCCTAATTGGAATTTTCTCTACGATTCTTTGTTTGATATTGGTATCCCCGACTCCCTTATCTCGGTTATTATAAATCGTGTTTCTATTATTTCTAAATAAGTTatcttattttcaaaataagTTATCTGTAACgatattaaaagattttttttttttttgtcaaaatggTTTAGACAAGAAGATCCTTAATCTTCATAATTGTTTGTGCATTGATGGAGCGCTTAGCTTATGAAATTCAGAGGGTGGTAGAGCATAACAAGTGGAAAATCTATCCAACTCAATAAGGGAGGTCCAAGTATTAGTCATCATTTCTTTGCTGACAACTTAGTTTCCTTTGCAGAAACTAGTATGGAGCAAGCAAATATTATAAGTGGTGTTCTGAAAGATTTCAATATTTGTTCTGGCTTAAGTGAACACAGCTAAATCCCAAGTCTTTTTCTCTAAAAATGTGCCTAGCAGCGCAGGAGGCAAGTGTGCAACATATATATTTGGGATCAAAGAGACTGATAATCTTGGGAGATATTTGAGTGCTCCCCTTATCCACTCTTGTGTTAACAAAACAACTTATCAATACATTGTGGAAAAAGTTAAAAAGCGTCTTAGCTAGGTGGAAAGTTTCCTAGATTTGCATGGCCGGTAGAATCGCTTTGGTCCAATCAGTTCTTTCAGCCATTTCTATTTTAACATGCAGACTGCTAGCTTGCCTAAGTCTATTTGTTATAAGGTTGAGAAAGCTATCAATTCTAAAGCAAGGGACCTAGGCTCAGTTACAGTTTTTGCATGTGACGGATCCGGCAATCCTTGTGGGTGGAGTTGTAGGCGTTTTACAGCCATAACAGATCCTTTAACCATTTAAGCGTTAGGACCTCAGGAGGCTCTTGTCTTGGCGAAAGAGAGGGTTTTGTCATTCAATACTTAAATGTTAGCCCACCACCGGATATCAAAGGAATCATCGAAGATGTTCAGGTTTTGGCCAGTGATTTTCATGAAATCAGTTTCTGCTGGGCAAACAAAGATTGCAATGTAACTGCTTATAGTTTAGCCGCCAGAGCCCTTAGGTGAGGACCCTCTCATATGTAATCCTCCGATGCAACTTAACTTTGTTAATGGCATGTGTTTCTAGTTGAATGAAATGATTTATCTTTCGTTGAAATaagtcttaaaaataaaaacattttacaCATTTAAGTATTTTTCTGCAATCATAGCAACTAGGAAGATTGGCCATGGCTACTTCTGCTTCCATCTTCCACAGTTGCTTCATGTATTCTTCACTAATTCTTTATTTATGCCTTTTCTTCTCTTTAGAAAAGGGTTCTTTTGCTTTTGAAGCAAGAAAATAGCAGAAAGCCAACATCTTCAACTTTTCCATACCATTCAAGTTAGCGATTTGCTTCAATCAACTTCCTGCGAGAACTCTACCAAAGAAAACACGGGAGTCTTGAAGGTGGTTCACAGGCACGGGCCATGCTCCCAGCTGAATCAAGGCAATGCAAATGCTCCCGATCTCGAGAAAATCCTTGCTGAAGATCAATCCAGAGTGGATTCAATTCACTCAAAGCTCTCCATAACCTCCGGAGGCAGCGATGTCAAGCAGACGGATGGTACTAGACTTCCAGCCAATAAAGGTCTCTCCCTTGGCACAGGCAATTACTTTGTCACCGACACCGTGGGACTTGGCACTCCTAGAAAGAATGTCCGACTCATCTTCGACACTGGAAGTGACCTCACTTGGGCGAAATGCAAGCGTGGCGTCGATGCCTATGACCCTACTAAATCCACTTCCCATTTCAACAtttcttgcacttcagaaatTTGCCCTTATGTCACTTCCGCTACAGGTATCCTTCCTGATTGTGTCTCCTCAACATGTGTGTACGGCCTCCAATACGGTGACGGATCATTCTCTGTTGGATTCTTGGCCAAAGAAAGGCTAAGCATTGGATCTACCGAGTTTTTGACAATTTCTACTTCGGTTGTGGCCAGAGAAATGGAGGACTGTTCGGGAAAGTTGGCGGCCTGATTGGTCTTGGCCGAGCTAAGTTGTCCATCGTCACACAAACCGCTTCAAAATACAATAAGCTTTTTTCCTACTGTCTCCCAGCTTCTGGCAAAACCGGCTTTCTCAGTTTCGGTGCCTCACAATCAAAATCTGCTAAATTCATCCCTCTATCTTCTGATGCAAACTTTTATGGCCTCGAACTCATTGGAATGATCGTCGGCGGCCAGAAGCTTCTAATCTCCATAACGGTGTTTTCTAGAGCAGGAACAATCATAGACTCTGGCACTGTAATCACACGGGCTTACTCTGCTCTCCGTTCAGCATTCGAGAAAGCAATGTCCAAGTATCCAAAGGCTAAGCCACTGTCAATACTGGACACTTGCTATGATTTTAGCAAGTACGAAACAGTTAGTGTGCCGAAGATTGTGTTGTCGTTTAATGGAGGTGACGTAGAAATCGATCAAGCGGGAATCTTTGTTGCAAATGGGAAAGCGCAAGTGTGTTTATCGTTTGCTGGAAACAGCGACGCGAGGGATGTAGCGATTTTTGGGAACACGCAACAACAGAATTTTGAGGTGGTGTATAATGTGAATGGAGGGAAGGTCCGGTTTGCTCCAGGGGAATGCTAATTTAGGCTTTAGCTACTAAAAATTATGGGTAATCAAGAGTTTAATAGCTTgagtaaagaaattaaataagttaattttcaaaaaaaaaagtattttctgCAATCAAATGTACAAATAAATAACTAGTTATTTGtatatttcttctttttttaattttatttgtacaataataaaaatgttaatTCATGACCGTgatactaaaaaatatatatatataaataatgagTCGCATAATATATAAAGATAAAAGATAAACACAACTACATATATCGAGAGCCAGAATTAAGATTTTGCAAAGTGAGAGTGCAGTCTCTTCTCCCAAATCCGAATCCCAGCTACTTTTCCCCATCCCTGACCCATGTAAGGAAACTGGGTAAAAGAGCCGTCACATTTAGCAATCAAACTAAAATCAGTCAGCTCAGAACAGTTTAAAATGATCATCAATGCTTACATAACTCGGCCTTACTTAGGAGTCCATATCCCCATCTCTCCCATCCATCTTCATGCCATCACCTGAAAAGTAGTCCAAAACCCTAGAATGTAGCATCCTTGCTCACTCAGGGAAGGAAACAATGCTAACAATAACATCGTTCATAATGAATAAGCTCATGATGTTACCATGGAATCAACTGCTTTCACCTTTGATTCCATAATCTGCCAGTTGTGGCATTCAGATGAGAATGCAAAAGTTGAGTTTTTAATTCCAGTTTTGTCCCCTGTATGTTCATTTGAGCTTAGCAGAATGGAGTAGTCTCACGTTTAAAAAACTACTTGCGATTATCTGAACCAATGCATCACATTTAAAATTACATCAGGTATTTCAGCTAAAATCCTAGATGAATTTCACAGCctaattatataaaatgttACTTCACAAGCTGCATTAATCATATTATATTGGTTAATTACTCGAATCTATCCAGGGATACATATTACAATTGCTATCAAACCCTACTGTCTAATCTTGACCACCCATCTTAGCAAGGTTGATAATTGAATTGATGCAGGGCGCTAAACTTTACCTTGATAGGCCAAGAAACTTTAGATTTGCCATCAAACCTTCATCTCGGTATACAGTGTTGTCAACTGCCAAATAAATTTTACAGAGGCTATGGTTCTAACTCAGGCCATGCTACTTCGAGTTCGAACCCTATCTATAAGCATTTGCCTGCCCGACAAATCTTCTTCATAGCCAACAACCTACATTGTCAATGTGAAGCACCATCAGCAGAGTGGAATTCCATCCACCTAAAGGCAATACGCTAATATAAACACATTATAGCCATGCAATAAGCAAATTTATATCTTCATGAAACAACCAACCAACAAATTGCCAATGAGTGAGAGCATAAACCTGCGACTCTGTTTGAGTTTCACTGAACCCATCATACATTCCTCTATTTACATCTGAAGAAGGATTAGGTAGCTCATCTCTTTTCCCAGTTCTGAAAAGAACCAAAAGCATAAAATAAAGGTTAAAAGGGGTTAAAAAAGAACTACatgaaataaaaagagagaagcaaaacaccccaaaaagccaaaataagaaataagtaaaaaagaaaattatatttgtCAACTGGAAAGATCAATCAAGCTATTTACAGTAATAAATTTATCCAGGTAAAAAGAAAGTATTAGAACTCATACATGTCGGATGGTGAAATAAGTTTATGCTTATAAAGTAGGGACTCATTATCATAAATCTACAGGACTAAACAGAAAAATTCAATGGCTGAgcaaacatttgaataaataaaattcaagaattacAAACGatagcaattaaaataaataacatcACTACCTATTTAACCAATGCTTAGGTAACCCAAGGACATGGTGAGAGCCATGGTCTTCACCAAGTACTGTATCAGATGAATAAAGCTGTTTTCCCATCAAGGATTAGACAGAAGCAGAGATAGAATAATTatatgaagaaaaataataatcaaaataTAGGATACATTTTTGTCACACCCATTCCTCCCTGGTGACTTCTGATCGTGAATCTGAAATTAAATCAGACAGCATAAAGTAATCTATAAACTAAACATCAAAAAAGCAATTGAAGAGTCATCAATGGTATAACCTTGCTTGTCTGCTCTAGTAAGTCTTCAATAGCAGCTGCTACATCAGGAACACTATGAGAAGGTTCTCCATTATCATTTTTATTGTTTCCTCCAACGAGATCTATCTTGCAGATTGAATCATCTAAATGAACTCCAGAAGAAAGCAGCTCCTTTTGAACATCACTTTCCGAAAGCCTTGCCTTTTTACAATAGTCACTGGATTCTTGGAGTTCTTCCCCAAGGCTGTTAATTCTACTACCACCTGTCAGACTTGGCGCATTTCTAAGGTTTTGTGACTGGCTTTCAAATtgagatggattctctccagaTATCATTCGATCAGCTTGAGTAGGAAACTGGCTCACAGTGCATACTCCTGCATCCTGGTCTTGAGAAGTAACTTCTCTTGGACGAAAGTGATCCACTGTGACAACTTCATTCTGCAGCAGGTGTAGGTTGTATGCAAATATATTGAGAGGTCAACAATAAATGGTCACACAGATACACACAGCAAACATCATAAATATACCTGCCTGACACACTCATAAATCCACTCAGAAGTAATCGAGCATATGCCCCACTTACAAGCAGCCTCATATTTTGGCCCACTGGTAAACTTGCATAGTAGATGAGTGACTTTTCTCGTCAGTTTCTCCACAAATTTAGCTCCAAGAACAAAGCACAAGTTTCTTAGGAGTAGTCTATCTTTCTCTTCATACTGTGAGATGCAAAATCGGAAGCTTTCAAAACCAGGCAAAGGAATCCGGCAAGGAAGTGGAGAATACATAATATGACCACCAACATCCAGCAAGCATCCATCCTTCAATAGCAATAATATTTAGTACAATTTTCAGTGTACTGGATTAGTGGATTATCAGAtatttaaacaaataaaataaccattcaacttaaactataaattaaggAGATGATCAAGTTAAACATAGAAATAGAAACAATAgatgcagcagcagcagcaactaAGACAAGAATACATCATTCTGGTTCTACTTCAGCTGTTAATCTTGAAACACAAGCATATTTGATGCATAACCCAAAGAATGCTCCTAGGACATATCAAATGCAAATTGAAGTTCCCTATCTCCACTCCTTTCAATGCATACTCGATATAAAGCATAAGCCAAGACTAAGAAGAGTTCCAATAGAAGTCCCAAATTTTAGCCATTGCTCTCACATCTTGCATTAGAGTTTTTACAAATTCCCATTATAAGTTCCATCAATAaataatcatgcaaaaataagaaaaacaatACTGAAAAACGTGTCATTAATTATTCAAAGGAGCATACCTCTAAACAAGATCTGACCCAATGACTGGATACATAAGTAGTTCGGGGGACATCTACAGACCTTGGTACCACACCATGGCATTCAATGGTAAAGTGCACATTCTGTTTTACATGATCTTCCACCATATCCCCTCCCCCTTGACTCACCCACTGAACAATTTCAGCTCTCTGAAAGGGTGAAAAAAGGTAGATGTAAAAAACAACTTAATATAGTTGGGAAACATTGCACAGAATGTTTAAAATGAGACCCTGGACTTGAAGCATGAAACCaaataaaaactattaaaataataagaagaagaaaaagaaaggagaGTACATATCCTCTCCTTAACTTGCCCACCAAACAATTTCAGCTTTCTGAAAGGGAAAAAGGTCAATGAAACATAAAAAGAGAATATATTTGGCAAAAATTGCGCAAAATGTTTTAAAAACTAAGAATGTGGACCTGCTGCATGAAACCAAATAAAAATAGAAGTAGAGAAGAAAAGACAAAGAATGCATGGTTAAAGCATAAGCAATTCAAGCTAACAGGCATCAAAAGTAGactttatctaaaatttaaacaatTAGTGCATCAGAGAATCAACTGAATCTGTCACAACATACAGTATCCACTTAACTATAGATGTAGAAAATCACAAGTGACAAAAACTTTAATTTGAAGTGCTTACCCTATCTTCAGGAAAGGAATCTGAAAAGTGAAATGTTTTTCCCTTGAAAACAGGAAATGGCTTCTGATTTTGATCCCTGGAATCATGCTGCTTTCCATTCTTCTTTCGATTGTCAACAACAGATAACAGGTTCTGTTGAGACTGTCTCAAGGTTGTGTCCACAGTTATTCTGTTCAGGTTGATTTCTGGTTTCTCTTCCTTGTCTTTCTCCAAAAATGAGGCCTTCCCATTGCCAAAGTTTGTACCACCCATTAAATGATCAGAGTGAAGGCTTGAATGGGTACTGGAGACTCTACCTTGATTCATGCTAGCCATGCCAACTAGTGCTCCTTTAATGGAGTTTGCAGAATCTATGTAATCAGGACATAGAGTTAAGAGAACAAAACGAAAAGCAAGACAGAAATTCCTAAATAATGAGAATAATCAAGCccatgaaaataaaaacaacacacatcataTCTCCAGCACAAACATGAATtgaaaaggaagaaagaaaaaggaaaaggaaaaacaaaacaaagagAACCAGAAATGATCATGATAAAGTAATACGAAAACCTTTAGGAAGAAGTAAATCATAGGCAATATGTTTCCTGAGAACAGGGGTTTCTTTCCTTTCACGATCACAATCTTCAAGCCAGGTTGGTCTAACCACATTAATAACACCCAAGGCAGCAAGGCCCCTCAGCTCCTTTTTTTCACTGGGAGAAAACATATAACCACATGTGAAACCAAGAGTGTAGGAATCCAAATAAGATGATCCTCAAATACCAACCCAAAAGCAGAGAGAAATAATGAAACATAAAACATCATCAGATAGAGATCACAAGTTAGCAAGTCGAGGCATTTCTGAAAATTCACCCGATGTAAATGAGAAGATAACCAAGCAATGCATTTAAATACTTTGATAGTGCCGTTAATTCAGAGCAGACTTACACCTCTGTTGGAGCCCCAACTACAATGTGTGTTAATTTATCGTTGAATGACATATACCGAGAACCCCCACCTCTTCGCACCATATTAACTAATTTACGCAGCTCAGAAGCTTCAAAGCCAACAAGTGATATCCTACACTCTGACAAGTAGAGTTCACTATCTTCAGACTGAGAGTCATTGGCTATACAACTATCAAGGTTTGTTTCATTTGTGGGGTTCTCTGCAGGGATTTCATCATCTCCTGCTTTCATAAAGACAGGAGGATCTGAAAACATGGAAGACATGTTCTGCGAGAGGGTAGCTTCTAAATCTGACTCAGGAAACACTGCACAAGGAAAATCTGGGGAACTAGATTCTGCAGCAATGGAGGACTGCACAGATAGTGAATTTACAATATTGTTGTCTTGGATAGGCTGTGCCACTGAGGGAcacttcaaatttttatttgaagatATAGAACCACCTTGAACAGGATAAGACTCCTCGTTAAGACATGCTACTCATCaaagaataaaaattcaaaGTCAGCACAACCCATACAAATGAGGTGAATAATTAAAGCTGATATATTATAAATGCTAAGTGAACCAGAATTTGCATGATACGGTTAGTGTTAGCATTACCTCGTCTAGCAACAGATTGATCAAACCATTTCCGGGTTACAATATGAATATGGCCCCACCTTCGAGCAACCTTGTACTTATCACCTTCAGGAGCTTATGGGCAGTCAAGAAAACAAATAAAGCCATCCTTAATTAATGCTTCAGAAACCTTTAGGAGACAAATTTTGTCAGGAAACACAGATTTGCAGGAAAATGGTTCTATAAAGgggaaattttttttctttttaaaattcttataattttagtgAAACTCTTTTCAAAATGCAGACAAGGCATTTTGGGAACTAATTATCTGTCATCTCAAAGCATGCAAGAAGCAGCACTAGCTTGAGTGCTTCACCATTAG
This is a stretch of genomic DNA from Manihot esculenta cultivar AM560-2 chromosome 2, M.esculenta_v8, whole genome shotgun sequence. It encodes these proteins:
- the LOC110609941 gene encoding 1-aminocyclopropane-1-carboxylate oxidase, which codes for MAIPVIDFSKVNGSGEERAEAMAQIANGCEEWGFFQLVNHGIAEELLERVKKVCSECYKLEREENFKNSKMMNSLKDLAEKKNGEKLENVDWEDVFILLDDNQWPPETPGFKETMAEYRAELKKLAERVMEVMDENLGLHKGYIKKVLNGGEEDDCFFGTKVSHYPPCPHPELVNGLRAHTDAGGVILLFQDDEVGGLQILKDGQWIDVQPLKNTIIINTGDQIEVISNGRYKSTWHRVLVSHRGNRRSIASFYNPSLKATIAPATKLVEKANQEKMNHQEYPKFVFGDYMSIYAEQKFLPKEPRFNAVRAV
- the LOC110604446 gene encoding DNA topoisomerase 2-binding protein 1 isoform X2, yielding MGGQLLAKASLDVSFVIVKNVLAAKYKWALNVLKKPIVTINWLYQCWSEHRVVPQESYRVLPFSGLMICVTRIPADERKEIEKIITQNGGKYSAELTKKCTHLICDAPEGDKYKVARRWGHIHIVTRKWFDQSVARRACLNEESYPVQGGSISSNKNLKCPSVAQPIQDNNIVNSLSVQSSIAAESSSPDFPCAVFPESDLEATLSQNMSSMFSDPPVFMKAGDDEIPAENPTNETNLDSCIANDSQSEDSELYLSECRISLVGFEASELRKLVNMVRRGGGSRYMSFNDKLTHIVVGAPTEVEKKELRGLAALGVINVVRPTWLEDCDRERKETPVLRKHIAYDLLLPKDSANSIKGALVGMASMNQGRVSSTHSSLHSDHLMGGTNFGNGKASFLEKDKEEKPEINLNRITVDTTLRQSQQNLLSVVDNRKKNGKQHDSRDQNQKPFPVFKGKTFHFSDSFPEDRRAEIVQWVSQGGGDMVEDHVKQNVHFTIECHGVVPRSVDVPRTTYVSSHWVRSCLEDGCLLDVGGHIMYSPLPCRIPLPGFESFRFCISQYEEKDRLLLRNLCFVLGAKFVEKLTRKVTHLLCKFTSGPKYEAACKWGICSITSEWIYECVRQNEVVTVDHFRPREVTSQDQDAGVCTVSQFPTQADRMISGENPSQFESQSQNLRNAPSLTGGSRINSLGEELQESSDYCKKARLSESDVQKELLSSGVHLDDSICKIDLVGGNNKNDNGEPSHSVPDVAAAIEDLLEQTSKIHDQKSPGRNGCDKNLYSSDTVLGEDHGSHHVLGLPKHWLNRTGKRDELPNPSSDVNRGMYDGFSETQTESQVVGYEEDLSGRQMLIDRVRTRSSMA
- the LOC110604446 gene encoding DNA topoisomerase 2-binding protein 1 isoform X1, producing MLKAKTFKGANVFMSRNLVPPEVFDTLLDALKLNGAEVFLCCDPSRNGPNDYHIISSPDHEKFEDLRARGCNLLGPQCVLSCAKEHRALPKQGFTCCLAMDGVKVLASGFEMVEKDKIEKLVTAMGGQLLAKASLDVSFVIVKNVLAAKYKWALNVLKKPIVTINWLYQCWSEHRVVPQESYRVLPFSGLMICVTRIPADERKEIEKIITQNGGKYSAELTKKCTHLICDAPEGDKYKVARRWGHIHIVTRKWFDQSVARRACLNEESYPVQGGSISSNKNLKCPSVAQPIQDNNIVNSLSVQSSIAAESSSPDFPCAVFPESDLEATLSQNMSSMFSDPPVFMKAGDDEIPAENPTNETNLDSCIANDSQSEDSELYLSECRISLVGFEASELRKLVNMVRRGGGSRYMSFNDKLTHIVVGAPTEVEKKELRGLAALGVINVVRPTWLEDCDRERKETPVLRKHIAYDLLLPKDSANSIKGALVGMASMNQGRVSSTHSSLHSDHLMGGTNFGNGKASFLEKDKEEKPEINLNRITVDTTLRQSQQNLLSVVDNRKKNGKQHDSRDQNQKPFPVFKGKTFHFSDSFPEDRRAEIVQWVSQGGGDMVEDHVKQNVHFTIECHGVVPRSVDVPRTTYVSSHWVRSCLEDGCLLDVGGHIMYSPLPCRIPLPGFESFRFCISQYEEKDRLLLRNLCFVLGAKFVEKLTRKVTHLLCKFTSGPKYEAACKWGICSITSEWIYECVRQNEVVTVDHFRPREVTSQDQDAGVCTVSQFPTQADRMISGENPSQFESQSQNLRNAPSLTGGSRINSLGEELQESSDYCKKARLSESDVQKELLSSGVHLDDSICKIDLVGGNNKNDNGEPSHSVPDVAAAIEDLLEQTSKIHDQKSPGRNGCDKNLYSSDTVLGEDHGSHHVLGLPKHWLNRTGKRDELPNPSSDVNRGMYDGFSETQTESQVVGYEEDLSGRQMLIDRVRTRSSMA